A region from the Halobellus litoreus genome encodes:
- a CDS encoding CBS domain-containing protein has product MDDIFVARVMSSPVHTVSPDTLVEDAAQKMLDEEIGSVVVVDDGQLVGILTNTDFVKIVAERKPKDRTPVSAYMSDTAVTTTAQVPIAQVAESMIEHGIHHVPVVDDDGAVIGMVTTTDLASYVSHLRTTTA; this is encoded by the coding sequence ATGGACGACATTTTCGTCGCACGCGTGATGTCCTCGCCCGTGCACACCGTCTCGCCCGACACGCTGGTCGAGGACGCCGCACAGAAGATGCTGGACGAGGAGATCGGATCGGTCGTCGTCGTCGACGACGGCCAGCTCGTCGGCATCCTCACCAACACCGACTTCGTGAAGATCGTCGCCGAGCGGAAACCGAAGGACCGGACGCCCGTCTCGGCGTACATGTCCGACACGGCGGTGACGACGACCGCGCAGGTCCCGATCGCACAGGTCGCCGAATCGATGATCGAACACGGCATTCACCACGTCCCGGTCGTCGACGACGACGGTGCCGTCATCGGAATGGTGACCACGACCGACCTGGCGTCGTACGTCTCCCACCTCCGCACGACGACCGCCTAA
- a CDS encoding ABC transporter ATP-binding protein → MTAIELDGVTKRFEDVTAVSNLSLTVEEGEVFGFLGPNGAGKSTTINVLLDFVRPTAGTVRVLGHDAREESVAVRERTGVLPEGFDVYDRLTGRAHVEFAIDSKEVDADPDAVLERVGLADAADRKAGGYSKGMRQRLALAMALVGDPDLLILDEPSSGLDPAGAKEMREIVLSEAERGTTVFFSSHILEQVEAVCDRVGILRAGELVAVDSIEGLREATDADATLRVAVDDRVDDEVIAEIRSLAGVQSVDRDGDDALRVTCDSDAKTTVVTELEEHGITVTDFTTEEASLEDLFLAYTEDDVDVGVDAGEDEADGAEPDSSVEDTEVAR, encoded by the coding sequence ATGACCGCTATCGAACTCGACGGGGTGACGAAGCGGTTCGAGGACGTCACCGCCGTCTCGAATCTCTCGTTGACCGTCGAGGAGGGAGAGGTCTTCGGCTTTCTCGGCCCCAACGGCGCCGGGAAGTCAACGACGATCAACGTCCTCCTCGACTTCGTCCGGCCGACGGCGGGCACCGTGCGAGTCTTGGGCCACGACGCCCGCGAGGAGAGCGTCGCCGTCCGGGAGCGAACGGGCGTCCTTCCGGAGGGCTTCGACGTGTACGATCGGCTGACTGGCCGCGCGCACGTGGAGTTCGCCATCGACTCGAAAGAGGTCGACGCCGACCCCGACGCCGTTTTAGAGCGGGTCGGTCTCGCCGACGCGGCCGACAGGAAGGCCGGCGGCTACTCGAAGGGGATGCGACAGCGCCTCGCGCTGGCGATGGCGCTCGTCGGCGATCCGGATCTCTTGATCCTCGACGAGCCCTCGTCGGGGCTGGACCCCGCCGGCGCGAAGGAGATGCGCGAAATCGTGCTCTCGGAGGCCGAGCGCGGTACGACGGTCTTCTTCTCCAGCCACATCCTCGAACAGGTCGAGGCCGTCTGCGACCGCGTCGGCATCCTCCGCGCCGGCGAACTCGTCGCGGTCGACTCCATCGAGGGGCTGCGCGAGGCGACCGACGCCGACGCGACCCTCCGCGTCGCCGTCGATGACCGAGTCGACGACGAGGTCATCGCGGAGATCCGGAGCCTCGCGGGCGTACAGAGCGTCGACCGCGACGGCGACGACGCCCTCCGAGTGACCTGCGACAGCGACGCCAAGACGACCGTCGTCACGGAACTGGAGGAGCACGGGATCACTGTCACCGACTTCACGACTGAAGAGGCCTCTCTCGAGGATCTCTTCCTCGCGTACACCGAAGACGACGTCGACGTGGGAGTCGACGCCGGGGAGGACGAGGCCGACGGCGCGGAACCGGACTCTTCGGTCGAAGACACGGAGGTGGCACGATGA
- a CDS encoding excinuclease ABC subunit C produces MQRSELRERAAELPTGPGVYQFLDGDDVLYVGKAVDVRDRVRSYADPRGERIRQMVERARSIDVAVTDTETQALLLEANLIKRHQPRYNVRLKDDKSYPLVQLTDHPVPRIEATRDPDPGATVFGPFTDKGRVDTVVKALRETYGLRGCSDHKYANRERPCLDYEMGLCTAPCTGEIDADAYRDDVESVVRFFEGETGVLADPLRREMETAAESEQFERAANLRDRLDAVESFHGEGEEAVSAQSDERAVDVLGVAVEGDGATVARLHSERGQLVDRSRHRLDAPDGGERSAAVLTAFLTQYYAERDLPDAILCSERPDDKDVLAWLNAEGVDVRVPGAGRESKLVDLALKNARSGPGRGDGLSALAEALGLSSITRIEGFDVSHAGGTAVVGSDVCFVDGSAEKSDYRRKRLADGNDDYARMRELVRWRAERAVAGRDDRPDPDLLLIDGGEGQLGAARDALAETGWSVPAVALAKERELVITPDGVHDWDSDEPALHVLQRVRDEAHRFAVQYHQTLRDDVRTVLEDVPGVGEQTRRALLRRFGSVENVRDASTADLTDVPGVGEGTARTLQERL; encoded by the coding sequence ATGCAGCGCAGCGAACTTCGCGAGCGCGCCGCGGAGTTACCCACCGGCCCCGGCGTCTACCAGTTTCTCGACGGCGACGACGTCCTCTACGTCGGCAAGGCGGTGGACGTCCGCGATCGGGTCCGCTCGTACGCCGATCCGCGCGGCGAACGGATCCGGCAGATGGTCGAGCGCGCCCGCTCGATCGACGTCGCCGTCACCGACACCGAGACGCAGGCGCTGCTGCTCGAAGCGAACCTGATCAAGCGGCATCAGCCGCGGTACAACGTCCGGTTGAAGGACGACAAGTCCTATCCGCTCGTGCAACTCACGGACCATCCGGTCCCGCGGATCGAGGCCACCCGCGACCCGGATCCGGGCGCGACCGTCTTCGGTCCGTTCACCGACAAGGGCCGCGTCGACACCGTGGTGAAGGCGCTCCGGGAGACGTACGGCCTGCGGGGCTGTTCGGACCACAAGTACGCGAACCGCGAACGGCCCTGTCTCGATTACGAGATGGGGCTGTGCACCGCGCCCTGTACCGGCGAGATCGACGCCGACGCGTATCGCGACGACGTCGAGTCGGTCGTCCGATTCTTCGAGGGCGAGACGGGCGTCCTGGCCGATCCGCTTCGTCGGGAGATGGAGACGGCCGCGGAGTCCGAACAGTTCGAGCGCGCCGCGAACCTCCGCGACCGCCTCGACGCCGTCGAGTCGTTTCACGGGGAAGGCGAGGAGGCCGTCTCCGCGCAGTCCGACGAACGCGCGGTCGACGTTCTCGGCGTCGCGGTCGAGGGCGACGGCGCGACGGTGGCGCGGCTGCACAGCGAACGCGGACAGCTCGTCGACCGTTCGCGCCACCGCCTCGACGCGCCCGACGGCGGCGAGCGCTCGGCCGCGGTGCTCACGGCGTTTCTCACGCAGTACTACGCCGAGCGCGACCTCCCGGACGCGATCCTCTGTTCGGAGCGCCCCGACGACAAGGACGTCCTCGCGTGGCTGAACGCCGAGGGCGTCGACGTCCGCGTGCCCGGTGCCGGTCGAGAGTCGAAACTCGTCGACCTCGCGCTCAAGAACGCCCGGAGCGGACCCGGCCGAGGCGACGGACTGAGCGCGCTCGCGGAGGCGCTCGGACTGTCATCGATCACGCGAATCGAGGGCTTCGACGTGAGTCACGCCGGCGGCACGGCCGTTGTCGGGAGCGACGTCTGCTTCGTCGACGGGTCGGCGGAGAAATCCGACTACCGCCGGAAGCGACTCGCCGACGGCAACGACGACTACGCGCGGATGCGCGAGCTCGTCCGCTGGCGGGCCGAGCGCGCGGTCGCGGGCCGCGACGACAGGCCGGACCCCGACCTGCTGCTGATCGACGGCGGCGAGGGGCAACTCGGCGCCGCGCGGGACGCGCTCGCGGAGACTGGCTGGAGCGTCCCCGCCGTCGCGCTCGCGAAGGAGCGGGAACTCGTGATCACGCCCGACGGCGTTCACGACTGGGACAGCGACGAGCCGGCGCTGCACGTCCTCCAGCGCGTCCGCGACGAGGCGCACCGGTTCGCCGTCCAGTACCACCAGACCCTTCGCGACGACGTGCGAACGGTCCTGGAAGACGTGCCGGGCGTCGGCGAACAGACTCGACGTGCGCTCCTCCGACGGTTCGGGAGCGTCGAGAACGTCCGCGACGCGTCGACAGCGGACCTGACAGACGTGCCGGGCGTCGGCGAGGGAACGGCGCGGACGCTTCAGGAACGACTGTGA